From the Edaphobacter bradus genome, the window GGATGAGATCGGTGAACTGCTTCCGGAGACTCAAATCGCTCTGCTGCGCGTTTTGCAGGAGCGCGAATTTGAGCGTGTCGGCGGAGATCGATCCATCCAATCCGATGTTCGTGTGATTGCCGCCACCAACCGCGACCTGCAGGCTGCCATCGCTGCGGGCACCTTTCGTAGCGATCTGTTTTACCGGCTGAGCGTTTTTCCGATTGAGATTCCTGCTCTGCGCGAACGCAGAGAAGACATTCCCCTGCTGGTGGAGTACTTCATCGATCGCTATGCAAGAAAAGCGGGGAAGAAGATACGGACCGTAGAGAAGAGCACCATGGAAATGCTGCAGTCATATTACTGGCCTGGAAACATTCGTGAACTACAGAACGTAGTTGAACGCTCCGTGATTGTTTGCGATGGGGAGAATTTCTCCATCGACGAGAGTTGGCTTTCGCGACAGCCTTGTGCAGTAGAGCTGAAGAGCCCGCTTGACCTCTCCGAAAAGCTTGCCACTCAGGAGAAGGAGATCATCGAGGCGGCTTTGGCGAAGACCGCAGGCATGGTGTCCGGACCTTCAGGTGCGGCGACTATGCTGGGCATTCGCGCTTCTACGTTAGAGTCAAAGATTCGGTCGCTGAAGATCAACAAGTTTCGCTTCAAGACAAGTTAGGTCCAACCGGCTTCCACTGAGAATCCAGCTGTTTGTTCGCGAGATTTCGCGAAATCGCGATCGATCGCGACCTTTTGGCGATTAATACTGGTACTTTCAATAACTTGCGACTGGCAACCGAATTGCATTCTCCAGGGGCGAAGAATGGTTGCAAAGAAGGTAGCCATGCTGAAGATCCAGAGATCAGCAAACGGAAACGTGGTCTTGTTGAGCGGCCGAATGGACGCTGAAAATGTAGCCGAGTTGAAAAAACTGATCAGCTCAGAAGCTAACAGTCACCGCATGGTTCTGGATCTAGAAGACTTAACGCTCGTGGATCGAGAGGCCGTCGGTTTTCTCCAACTCTGCGAAGCGGACAACATCGAACTCAAGAATTGCCCAGCATATATCCGCGAGTGGATTACGAGAGAACGACGGGGAAGCTAGGGGTTCATTGGGGAAAAAAGCGCAGGTCCGGGATCGGCAGGGTGCGACTGCTGTACTCCGTGATCAGGGAGGATGTTATGGAACATACTGGAGCTTCGACATCGAGTTGGTTGATGGCGGAACTGAACGGCAATGAACAGCTAGCGGTAAATGTTGAGTCTCACGAGCAATTTCGCCTCCGCGCCCTCATTGCTGAGTTGCTATGCGAGAATCAAACCCTTCGTTTCGACATCCGCAACACCCGGGACAAGCTAGAAGAAGTAGAAGCAACAGTGTTTAGGGTCGGGTCGTCAGACTGCTTCTGCACCTCGACCGAGGCGTTGATGGTCTTACGTTCTCTCTTTCAGAGAGAGGATCAATACGCCTAGATATCCCCCTCCGTCGAATTTTGCGCAAAATCTTCATTTTATTGCGCTTAGCTTTGGACTTATGGTGGAAAGTATTGAATCTAGAGACTTGCATATTGCAAGGTCTTCAAAATACAGCGGTTAACGAGAAAAGCCCCGGATGGTCGGGGCTTTTTGCTGCTGCGATCTGAGTTCTATTTTAGCAAATTCGCTGAAACTGCTCTGCCAACTCTATCCGGTTTGTTTTTATGGGTTTAAGTGGTTTGGGGGCTTGACAGGATTTCTGAGCGTTATTCGCGGGATTAGCCGGTCGAGCATCCTGCGAAGGTTCGAGCCTCGCTCGAATGACCCACCTTAGGCGCTTCGCGCCGCAGATGAGGCGCCCGAATCTGTGGCTGGGCGAGATTTGGGCCACCCAGCCTCGAATGCCCACCCCAGGCTTTGCGCGCCGGAGATGGGGTACCCTTCGTTGTTGGGTCAGATGTGGACTGAGCCGCAGCATCGGTCGGGCGAGTGCTCAGGTCTCTGGAGTGGAGGAGCTATGGACTGGGTCCGCTTTATCACTCTGTATGGAAACTACGTCGCTGTTGCGATGCTGTGTGGCGCGGCGATCGGGATTTATGGGCTTTGCCGACGGGGGCGAGGGTATGCACCGCGCGGCTTCGCCGGGTGGGCGGCGGTGGTTGTGCTGCTGCTGCTCACGATTCCCGCGGAGGATTGGCTGATCCGCATGGGGCCGAAGAATGCGGCGCTGAAGCGCTCGTACCAGAAGCAGGGGCAGACGGCTCCCGCACTCGAGTTCCGTTTAATGCCGGATGGCAGCGTGCATCATCTCGCGGAGTTGCAGGGAAAGCTGGTGCTCGTGAACGTGTGGGCGACGTGGTGCGGGCCGTGCCGCGTGGAGATGCCGGATCTGGATCGGCTGCAGCGCGCGTATGCGGACAAGGGCCTTGTTGTCCTGACCATCAGCGATGAGACGCCGGAGGAGATTGCGCGGTATCGGCAGTACGCGTCGATGGCTGTGATGAAAGGCGCAGTCGAGGAGGGCGGCGCGCGCGACTATATCGCCACGGGCAGCGCGCGGCCAGTGACGTACCTGGTGGACCGCTCAGGCATCCTGCGCGAGACGTATGTGGGACCGCATGACCTGGCTTTCTTCAGCAGGACAGTGGATCACTGGCTGGCTGCGAGCGCAAGGTAGAAGATGTGGGCCACCCGCCGCTGAACATGACGAAGTTGGATAAGCTGTTTCCGTGGGTCGAGTCGGTGGCAGAGAGACCAATCTTTGAACTGAGAGGATAAAGGGACGATATGAAGAAGGGTTACTGGGTGGTTGCGTACAGGACGGTTGGTGACGAGGCGATGATGGCTCGCTATGTTGCGCTCGCCGGTGCGGCGCTGCGGCCGCTTGGGGCGCGTACCGTAGTGTCGCCGCGGAGTGCTGTCACGGCTCGCGAGGCAGGAGTGGTGCAGGCGACGGTGGTGGTGGAGTTCGATAGCTACGAGATCGCTCTGGCGGCGTATGAGAGCGAGGATTATAAGAAGGCGCTGGCGGTGCTTGGGCCTGAGGTGGAGAGGGATTTTCGGATTGTGGAAGGGGCTTAGTTGTGCCCCTTGTGCTTCACGGGTTCGAGCTTCGCTCGAATGCCCACTTTAGCGCGATGAAACCGCGCGGAGATGGGGCACTCAGATTTAGGCCTGGGCCGCCTGTTGAAATTAGGTTGAATACAGGTTTTTCTCGCGCTCTAAACAGCAATCAATATATCGAGAACCTTTACCACACCAGCACTCACCTTTCGGATCTAGGGTGAGATGCTCTCGACCGCTGTGCGCGGCAACGCCGGGCCAAAATCCTCGCCAGATTGTCGGTTCATCCGGTTGCACCTGCCAAATCGAGTTCGACGGAAGATTTCGCATGATAGTGGTCATATCCACACCGTCATGAATCACCCTCCCGGTGGCGTTGAATAACTTTTGAGTACTAAGCCATATCACGTGCTTCGCCAGAAAGATTGAGACTTGACCTAAGAATTGAGGGAGTCTTGGCACCAGAGGATCGTAGACGAATTCAGCGGCCGAGTAGACGCAGAGGCCGTTCAAAGTCCTCGACGGTAGCGCAATGCTGCGGTCAGAGCGCAAATGGGGATGCGATGGAAAAAGTGAGCTGGAAATGGCTGGTTGAAGCGAAAAGACCCATGGATGCGCAGGAGGATCAAGCTCCACTACGAGGACATCAAACGATATACCTGTTTTCTGCATCCTCGATTCTTCAGGGTGATGCTTCATCAGGCTAGCTTCTGATGTAGGAAGAACTTGCCCTGCTAGAACATCAACCGGACGATCTGCAGCCAGAAGACGCAGTATCTCCTTGGCCGCTATATCGGTCTCAAATGGCTTGATAACGCCTCGCCACACTCTAAGAGGGTTTATGTTTTCTATGATAACTCGCCCATGAGCATGAAGTGTTTGTAGCGTCAAATTGCCCGGGATTGGGATCTGCTCAAACTGGGGGAAAGAAGGGAAAGCAGGCTGGCCTGCCTTCCCTGAAAGTGCATGAAGATTAGCCATGACTACACCGAATGCGAATGCGCTGGAACAGTGCGAGTCGGAGGAACAACGGGCTTCGGCGCTTCCTCGCAGTGCTTCAAAGCAAGAAGGTTATCCGGACGAATACCATCGCGCTCAGTCTTCAAATACGGGCGACCCTCATGCTCAGCGATGATCACCTTTGCGGTGTATCCTCCGCCGGTGACATGAAACTCGTCGCCGCTGCGAATACGGTTAATGGCTTCGTCTTCAGTGAAGCGCTGATAGAGACCGGTGTCAGTGACACAACCGATGTGTGTAATGCGTTCATAGGTGGAGTGTTTTGTGGTGCAGGTCACGCTGTATTTCATAAGCCTCCGTGTAAAAATTTCCACAGTTACGGTCCGCATGCGACCGAGACGCTTACGAAGTGCAGGTGGTAATCTGCATTGGGCGCTGCTTCGTTTACGAGGTAGCGGGCGGACACACCATCCGCCACCTGGGCCAGCTGCGGCGGTGAACCACAGCTGGTCTCTCTTTTCCCTTCAAATGAGGATTACTAACTGCCATTTGACAATACATATTTGCGAGGCAAATTGCAAGTATAGGTTGATGGCTAAAACTTTTGCTAACCAGGACTTGTCAATATTCTCGAATGCAAGTTTAGCTTTACAATGCACCCAAAATGGTGCATAATGATTTGCAAATGCGGGTAAATTATGTGAAAAACTTGTCCGCGATAGTCAACAGAAGCTTCGGTCAAAAGCTAAGTCGCATCAGAGGTCTCAGGGATTTGACGCAGGCTGAGCTTGGTTCACGAATTGGAGTTTCTAGAACCACTATTGCAAATCTCGAAATTGGGAAACAAAATGTACAGCTACATCAGGTCTTTGCACTGGCTCGAGCGTTAAATACTCAGGTTCAAGACCTAATTCCAGGCTCGCAGGATCTCGGCTCAGATCTAGATGTCTTTCGGAACAAGGATCAAATGTTCATCGCAATTGCAAAGAGACACCTTTCCAGTGTTCCTAAGGGAAAACGAGGGAAAGAAAATGAATAGACGAGACATTGAGAAAAGAGCTGCTCAGCTTCTCCAGCACCACGGTGTTTCTCAAGCTCCGATTCCGATCAAAGAAATTGCTGAAGCAGAAGGCTTGGTTGTCGTTGAGATGTCCTTCAATGGGGATATATCTGGCGCACTCATTCGGAATCACGGCTCTAGTGGTATAGCTGTTAACGCTACTCAGCACACGAATCGTAAGCGATTCACCATAGCCCACGAACTTGCCCACTATCTGCTAGATCATAAAGACAAAGATGAAGACCATATCGACTGGAAATTTACGGTTATTCGCCGCGATGGCAAATCGTCAGAAGCCTCCGATGTGCAGGAGATTGAGGCCAACACGTTTGCCGCTTGTCTATTGATGCCAAGTCACTTTCTTCGCGCCGATTTAAACAATCAAATTGGATTTAATGGTGAAGCTGATTTGGACGACGCGCATATCAAAGCGATGGCTAAGAAATATCGCGTCAGCGAGATGGCGTTGAGATTTCGTCTGGCAAATCTCGGGCTTATTCCACCCGCATAATTAAAAATCCGAGCGGAAGTCTATCCGCTCGGATATTTGTGGGTTGACCCATAAGCCTGAAGTTGCCCCCTTGGTTCTTCAATAACTTACCGGACACGTGTCCCCATAACGCTGAAGCAAATCGATCTCTTCCCTGCCTGCACCGAGCAGCGTGTCCGCCCAACCTCATCTCTACCACCGATGCCGCCGCCAGTCGCGAGTTTCAACTCTTCAACGACACTGCAACCCTCGGAAAGACCTAGTGGGACGCGTTGAGCAACGCAGGATGCTTTTCCGCAAGCGTTGCCACAAGTTCACCGAAGAGCGTGTTGGCCCACGCAAACCAGGCTCTTGTGAACTTTGCGGCATCGTTGCGGTTGAAGCTCTCGTGCATAAAGCCTGAGCCGGCGCTGGCATGTTTCAGGATTGCCAGCGCGTTGGTCATCTCGGCTTCCGATTGGCTCGTGAGTGCGTAGACGGCGATGGCCATGGGCCAGATCATGTCCTTGCCCACATGGGGTCCACCGATGCCCTCCCCGGCACTCCCCTGGAAGAACCATGGATTGCGCTCACTCCATGCAAAACTCCTGGTGCGCGCATAGAGCGCGGCATCCGGCGAACTCTCGAGATACGGCAACCCAAGCAGGCTTGGGACATTCGCGTCGTCCATCAGCAACTGGCTGCCGTAACCGTCGACCTCGTAGGCCCAGAGCGATCCCTCGGCGGTCTGCGCCACTCCATACTGCCGCAGCGCCTTCGCGACCGCGCCGGCCAGTGCGGCCGCTTCGTTGGCTAATGCATCGTCATGCAAGACCGTGTGGGCGATCTGCGCCAGATGGCCGAGCGACGTAACGGCGAAGTGGTTGGAAGGCACGAGAAATGGGAAGGTACACGCATCATCGGACGGCCGGAAGCCTGAGGCGATGAGTCCGACAGGCTTCACCGGGGCGCCGTAGCCGTCATTGGGCAGCATCTCCGTAGACACCTTGGAGGCTCGCTGGAAATGGTAGGGGCCGAGGCCGTTCCTGCGCTGCTGAACCCGCATCGTCTCCACGGCAAGCTTCATAGCCTCGTGCCAGCTTCCGGCGAATGGCGCTATGTCTCCTGTCGCGCGCCAGTATCCGTAGGCCAGGCGCATCGGGTAGCAAAGCGAGTCGATCTCCCACTTGCGCTCGCCCACCCCGCGCTTCATCTCCGTGCTATCGCTCCTGCTCCACTCGAGTGGCGGTTCATCCAGGTTCGCCATGAAAGCATTGGCATAGGGATCGATTAGTATGCATCGTGCCTGCCGCCGGATGACCCCTTCGAGCATCTGGCGCAGCGCAGCATCCTTCGCCGCCAGCGGGACATACGGCCACACTTGAGCGGACGAGTCGCGCAACCACATCGCAGCAATATCACCTGTGATTACGGCCGTGTCCGGCTTGCCCTCGAAGCTGCCCATCTCTACCGTAGTGTCCAATGTGTTCGGGTAGCAGTTCTCAAACAGCCACGCCAGCTCCGGATCGCCGATCCTGCGACGCACGTCGGCCAGATACGCCTCAACAGCGTGACTATGAAATTTTCGGTCCTGTACAGCGGGTCGTCGCGACGTGAAAGAATCTGGCGTTAGGCCGGCTGGTGCAGCCCATGACGGCAGCGCGGTCATCACGGCTGCTCCACCTGCAAGCTGCAACATATGGCGGCGCGTTATTGTGTTCTGCAAGTTTTCTCCTCGTTCGCTGGTCCAGACCGGACGGTTCATCATCCCTATCCAATCACAAGCCAGCGGACCACGCTGGCTTCTACAATCAATAACGCATCACGACTGTACCTGGTACAAATGTTTTGATTTCAATCGACGGAGTTCCTGTGATTTCAAGAAGAACGTTCCTCGGCGGCGTCTCTGCTGTCTGCGCCGCCAGTGCCACTGGCGCCACCGCGCTCGGCCAGATGGTCCCCCATTCCAAAGCATCAGGCGCGGCAACCGACCCCGCCTCATTCGTCGATATCACCATCGGAACCGGCGGGCATGGGCACAACTATCCTGGTGCCACCGTGCCCTTTGGCGCGGTCCAACTGAGCCCCGACACCTTCAACGATCAGTGGGACTGGTGCTCGGGATACCACATCTCCGACACCTCCATCATGGGCTTCAGCCACACCCACTTGAGCGGAACCGGATGCGGCGATCTGCTGGATTTCCTCGTGATGCCCGGCACCGGCGAGTCGAAGCTCGTGCCCGGACCGCGCAGCAATCCCGACGAGGGCTATCGCTCGCGCTTCGACCACAAGGATGAGCATGCCGAGCCCGGCTTCTACTCCGTGCTCCTGAAGGACTACGGCATCCACGCAGAGATGACCGCAACCGAGCGCACGGGACTGCACCGGTACACCTTCCCTAGCGGCAACGACGCGCCAAAGAGCGGACACATCATCGTCGATCTCGAGCATGGGTACCAGTCGAATGGCGGCCCCTCCGTCGTTACTGCTTCGCTCCAGAGCACTGCACCCGACACCCTCGCCGGAGGCCGAACGACCAAGGCCTGGGGCAACGGAAGGGAGATCTACTTCACCATGCAGTTCTCGAAGCGACCCACTCGGATTGCCTTCTATAGGGATGGCGCAGAGGTTCCGGCGGGGACTCAGCCGCTCACCGGCAAATCGCTCAAGTGCGTTCTTTTCTTCGATCTTGCGCACGATCCCGTCATCCTTGTGAAGACCGGAATCTCCGGCGTCAGCGCAGAGTCGGCCGCCAAAAACCTGAAGGCCGAGCTGCCCGGCTGGGACTTCGAGCGTGTCCGCCGCACCGCCCGCGACAAATGGAACAAGCAGCTCTCACGCATCCAGATCACGACCGGCAACGAGACGCACAAGCGCATCTTTTACGCCGCGCTCTACCACCTCTCGCTCGGCCCCACGCTGTTCGACGATGTCGACGGGCGCTATCGCGGCATGGATAAGCAGATCCACCAGCTCAACCCCGGCCAGCACAACTACACCACCTTCTCGCTGTGGGACACGTACCGTGCTGCCCACCCGATGTACACGCTGATGTGCGCCGAGCGGGTGCCGGACTTCGTCAACACGCTGATCCGCATGGCCGAGCAGAGTCCTGCCGGCATGCCCGTGTGGCCGCTCCAGGGCACCGAGACCGGCACCATGACTGGCTACCACTCGGCCGCCGTCATCGCCGAGGCCTGCAACAAGGGCATCGCGGGAGTCGACTACGAGCGCGGATACAAGGCGATGATGAAGCGCGCCATGGTGGACGACTACCGCGGCCTCGGCCACTACCGGTCAATGCACTACATCCCCTGCGATCTGGAAGGGGAATCCGTCAGCAAGGCATTCGAGTACTGCTACGACGACTGGGCGATCGCGCACGTTGCGAAGAAGCTCGGTCACGCCGACGATGCGAAGATGCTCGTCGCACGCTCGCTGAACTACCGCAACTACTACGATCGCGCTACCGGCTTTGCGCGGCCTAAACTAGCCAACGGCGAATGGGCCGCGCCCTTCAGCCCCTTCGAGATGGGCACTTCGAGGAAGTGGCGCGACTTCACCGAGTCCAACTCCTGGCAGACGACCTTCGGCATCCAGCATGACGCTGCGGGCCTTATTGAGGTCCTGGGCGGTCCGAAGCCGTTCCTCGCCAAACTCAATGAGCTCTTCGACCAGCCCTCCACCCTTCCTGCCGATGCGCCGCCCGACATCGCTGGCTTAGTGGGACAGTACGCCCATGGCAACGAGCCTTCGCACCACATTGCCTACCTCTATGCTTATGCCGGTCAACCCTACAAGACGCAGCAGCGCGTTCGCATGTTGATGGAGACGATGTACGCTGCGCTCCCCGATGGTCTGCAGGGCAACGAGGACGTCGGCCAGATGTCGGCGTGGTACATCATCAGCGCGATGGGGTTCTACTCAGTCGATCCTGTCAGCGGCAACTACATCTTCGGCACGCCGCTGTTCGACCGCGTCAGCCTGGAGCTCGGCAATGGCAAGCAACTTGAGATCGTGGCCCATCGCAGCACGCCGTCCGACCAGTACATCCAGTCAGTCACCTTCAACGGCAAGCCATACACGCGCTCATGGTTCAATCACCGCGAGATCGCCAATGGGGCCCGAATCGTCTTCGAGATGGGCAGCAAGCCGAATTCCGAGTTCGGTTCGCAGGCTGCGGATATACCTCCTTCCCTGACGCTTGAGAGCGCCTGACGATCGTCAACAACTCGCTGCAGGACAGTTCCAAGTCTGACTTTGGGACTGTCCTGCAGCGGCATCCGAACACTTCTCGCTTTACTTTTCGAAAGACCCAAGTCGGCGTGCATGCCACAGTGCACCTTCCAGGGAATCCACCGTCCCGGGCACGAACTCAAGCCGCGGATAGGTTTTCAAGAGGACTCGCTGCATCGCGTCTGACACTTCGTGGACATGCTTGAAAATTGAGCCGGTGCAGGCGATCCTCAAGCCGTCCTCAATGCCCGGCTCAGCTGCGGCCAGCCTGCGTATTACGTGCAGCACAAGCCCCGCCAGCTCCTCGCCACCACGATCGAGTGCCGCCTGCGCCACACGATCTCCATCCCGTGCGGCCTGTGCCACCGTAGGGATCAGTTGCGCGAACGAAAAGTTCGAGGCATTGGCCACGGCTATCAGCTCGTCCCTCGTCCGGAGCCCAAGATAGTCGAGCACGCGGCGCAGCAGCATTGGCTCCTCGCCGGCGTTGATCGCGGCAAACACACCGCGCAGAGCCTGCTGCCCAAGCAGATTGCCCGAGCCCTCATCCGCGAGCGCAGGTCCCCATCCTCCTGCTCCCGTCATCTGTCCGCTGCGGCCGCGGCCAATCACGTTAGATCCCGTCCCCGCAATCACAACCACGCCGGCCTCAGATGGAAATGCGGCATCGAGCGTAACGACCTCATCACCCAATATTGTTAAAGCGCCGCCCACGCGCGACGCCATCTGCTGCCGCAGCCACTGCACGACCTCCGATATAGCTGCGCCGGAAGTGCCAATGCAGGATGCGGTCACATCCGCCAGCGCTACGCCGCTCTCGGCCGAGACCCCATCGAGCACCTCACGCAGGTGCGCCACCGCCTCTTCCTTGCCCACTCTCAGCACCTTCGTGCTGCCCGACTGTGCGCGACCCAGCACCTTGTGCTCATCGGCCAGCACACATGCGGTCTTCGTGCCTCCCACATCCAATCCGAGAAAATGCCTCATCCTCGATTCACGCTGTCCTCTATGCGTTAGTCAGATGCTCGATCATAGAGCGCACGTCGCTGGTTTCGACGACAAACCGGCTTTGCGTAAACGGGCCGACATCGTCGGGCATGCAAGACTCCTCATGGCGTGTGGAGTTTGCGGCTACCCGGCGCAGGGAGCCGTGGAAGTGCCGCGCTCCGGTCGTGCGGGCCACTGACGCGGCATTTTTCAGCCGCAGCCCTCCCCCAACGGCAATCTCGATTCTGCCTGCTGCCTGGTTCACCAGCCGTGCCAGCGATTTGGCGCCGCTGACGACATCGCGCTTGCCGCCGGAGGTCAGCACGCGTCTGCAGCCGGTGGCAATCACATCCTCGAGTGCTTGCTCAAGCGAAGCGGAATGGTCGAACGCCCGGTTGAAGGTTACGTCGAGCGGACCGGCCATAGCCACCAACTCGCGGGTGCGCTCGACGTCCACGGTACCGTCGGCGCGCAGTACACCCAGCACGACTCCGTTCGCCCCAAGACGGCGCATGTGAGTCAGGTCCTCACGCATCACATCAAACTCGGCGTGCGTGTAAACAAAATCGCCGCCGCGAGGACGCAGTAGCACGTGCACCGGCAAACCGCTGCGCTGCAGCGCCTCACGGATCAGGCCGTGACTCGGCGTCAACCCGCCTTCACTTAGCGCGCTGCACAGCTCAATGCGATCCGCCCCACCGTCTCGTGCAGCGAGACAGGCGTCAATACTATCGGCGCAGAGTTCGAAGACAATCTTGCGCATCAGGAACACACCAATCGGAAATGGACCATACCAAGGCTTCTCTCATCGAACGGTCGAGTAGGTCGAAGACTCGCCGGCTCAACACTCTGAGCCGGCGAGTTGGATCATGCAGGAAGTCACACTCTCTCTTTGGAGCCAGTGTAACAACGGAACAATGGAAGCCTCCGGCTTGACACTAGAAGCGGTAATGGGCGCTGAACTGGATCTGCCGTTGAGGAGAGCGAACGCTGGTGATCTGACCGAAGTTGCTATCCGTTACGTTGTTGTCGGGATTTTGATAGCTGGAGATGTTGAAGGTGTTGAAGAAATCTGTACGAAAGCCGATCGTGTGTTCGCCCACAATGTGAAAGTCCTTGAAGACGGAGGAGTCGATCTGGCGGTAGCCCGGAGCGCGTTCGGTATCGATGGCGGCGGTGCCGAAGGTGAGCGGGGCTGAAGATCCGTAGGCGCAGACTCCGTTGTCGCCGCCAGCAGAGCACGGCGTTGCGGAGGGATCGGTTCCCCACCAGTTATCGATGGAACGGTTGCGGATCTTCAGGGGGCGGTAGTGGTTTGCGCGTGCCTGGCCGAATGTATTGGTATTGCTGTTGCTGGGACCATTGATGGTGATAGGGAATCCGGAGTAGGCGAGGACTGAGCCTGATACTCTCCAGCCGCCGGCGAGAAGGTCGAGGAATTGATTCATCTTGCTGCCGTAGGCCTGTCCGCGTCCGACGGGAAGGGCGTAGACAAAGATGGCATTGAGATTGTGGCGGATGTCCTGGCCGGAGGGGCCGTAGTCGGCGTGCGAGTCGTATCCGTTCTGATAGGCACCATTGGAGCCGTTGATACCGGGCTGGCCGTAGTTGCCGGAGGAGTTCGTCATGGCCTTGGCATAGGTGTAGTTGACGGTGTATTCCAGGCCGCGGGCCGCGCGCTGGCGGAGAGTTACCTGGCCGCCGTTGTAGTTCATGATGGCGCCGGATTCGGTGACGAGCAGGCCGCCGAACTGACCAACGAGCTTGGTATACGGCGCGACGCCGCCGGGGAGGGGGTTATTGGGGTCTGGGCTGTTGGTTGCGATGGTTGCCTGTGCCAGGGTGAGCTGGTTGGCGTTGCGATAGTCCGCGAGGTGGTGGCCGTTTTCGCCGAGATAACCGACACTAAGCGACATCTTGTTGGTGATCTCGAATTCCGTAGTGAGGCTGAACTGATGAATGTAGGCGGGCCGCTGGTGCTGGGGCCAGACGGAGTATCCGCTGGTGGCACTGAAGTCGGGGGTGAAGCCGTCTTCGATCTTGAAGGGCGTGCCTGTGGTGGTGTTTGTCGGCGTGAGAGCCTTGAGATCGCTACCGAGGGCAAAGGGCGGGCTGGAGGTCAGGCGCTGATTGAACGCATCTCCTTCAAAGAAGCTGGTGGCGCCATAGCCTCCGCGAATGACGAACCGCGGAGCTGCCTGAAACGCGAAGCCTAGACGGGGCATGAATTGGGCGTAGTTGGGCTCGTAGCAGGCGCGGTTGTGGCAGAGCTGAGCGCCAGCGATTGCGCCGTTGGGGATGCTGCCGGCATAGATGACGGTGCCGGTGTCGAGCAGGACGTTGGCGGTCCTGTCGTGGACCTCGTACCAGGGCTGGTCGTACTCGTAGCGCAGACCAACGTTGAGGGTGAGCTTCGGTGATGCCTTGAAGTCGTCCTGAACGTAGCCGGCGATGCGCCACTGGCGGTTGCCGACGATGCCGATGGTGGACCCGAGCTTGTTCTCGGCAACGCGGTCGAGGACGAAGTCTGCGGGGCCGTAGCCGCCGGCGCCAGAAGTTACGTTGGGGTTGCTGGTGAATATCCCGCTGTAGTCGAACTCACCGAGGAATCCATAGTTGGACGCGTTGAGATAGTTCTGCTGGTAGCGCGTTGCCTGTACGCCGATGGAGAGGTAGTGGCGCCCGCGCTGCCATGTGAGGTTGTCGTAGTAGTTGAAAGTGTTGTCGCGGAGGATCTGAGTGTTCGCGCTGGTTCCGAGATAGGA encodes:
- a CDS encoding STAS domain-containing protein, encoding MVAKKVAMLKIQRSANGNVVLLSGRMDAENVAELKKLISSEANSHRMVLDLEDLTLVDREAVGFLQLCEADNIELKNCPAYIREWITRERRGS
- a CDS encoding redoxin domain-containing protein — protein: MDWVRFITLYGNYVAVAMLCGAAIGIYGLCRRGRGYAPRGFAGWAAVVVLLLLTIPAEDWLIRMGPKNAALKRSYQKQGQTAPALEFRLMPDGSVHHLAELQGKLVLVNVWATWCGPCRVEMPDLDRLQRAYADKGLVVLTISDETPEEIARYRQYASMAVMKGAVEEGGARDYIATGSARPVTYLVDRSGILRETYVGPHDLAFFSRTVDHWLAASAR
- a CDS encoding DUF1330 domain-containing protein; this encodes MKKGYWVVAYRTVGDEAMMARYVALAGAALRPLGARTVVSPRSAVTAREAGVVQATVVVEFDSYEIALAAYESEDYKKALAVLGPEVERDFRIVEGA
- a CDS encoding DUF3892 domain-containing protein — its product is MKYSVTCTTKHSTYERITHIGCVTDTGLYQRFTEDEAINRIRSGDEFHVTGGGYTAKVIIAEHEGRPYLKTERDGIRPDNLLALKHCEEAPKPVVPPTRTVPAHSHSV
- a CDS encoding helix-turn-helix transcriptional regulator — protein: MRVNYVKNLSAIVNRSFGQKLSRIRGLRDLTQAELGSRIGVSRTTIANLEIGKQNVQLHQVFALARALNTQVQDLIPGSQDLGSDLDVFRNKDQMFIAIAKRHLSSVPKGKRGKENE
- a CDS encoding ImmA/IrrE family metallo-endopeptidase — encoded protein: MNRRDIEKRAAQLLQHHGVSQAPIPIKEIAEAEGLVVVEMSFNGDISGALIRNHGSSGIAVNATQHTNRKRFTIAHELAHYLLDHKDKDEDHIDWKFTVIRRDGKSSEASDVQEIEANTFAACLLMPSHFLRADLNNQIGFNGEADLDDAHIKAMAKKYRVSEMALRFRLANLGLIPPA
- a CDS encoding glycoside hydrolase family 125 protein, which translates into the protein MQNTITRRHMLQLAGGAAVMTALPSWAAPAGLTPDSFTSRRPAVQDRKFHSHAVEAYLADVRRRIGDPELAWLFENCYPNTLDTTVEMGSFEGKPDTAVITGDIAAMWLRDSSAQVWPYVPLAAKDAALRQMLEGVIRRQARCILIDPYANAFMANLDEPPLEWSRSDSTEMKRGVGERKWEIDSLCYPMRLAYGYWRATGDIAPFAGSWHEAMKLAVETMRVQQRRNGLGPYHFQRASKVSTEMLPNDGYGAPVKPVGLIASGFRPSDDACTFPFLVPSNHFAVTSLGHLAQIAHTVLHDDALANEAAALAGAVAKALRQYGVAQTAEGSLWAYEVDGYGSQLLMDDANVPSLLGLPYLESSPDAALYARTRSFAWSERNPWFFQGSAGEGIGGPHVGKDMIWPMAIAVYALTSQSEAEMTNALAILKHASAGSGFMHESFNRNDAAKFTRAWFAWANTLFGELVATLAEKHPALLNASH
- a CDS encoding GH92 family glycosyl hydrolase, whose amino-acid sequence is MISRRTFLGGVSAVCAASATGATALGQMVPHSKASGAATDPASFVDITIGTGGHGHNYPGATVPFGAVQLSPDTFNDQWDWCSGYHISDTSIMGFSHTHLSGTGCGDLLDFLVMPGTGESKLVPGPRSNPDEGYRSRFDHKDEHAEPGFYSVLLKDYGIHAEMTATERTGLHRYTFPSGNDAPKSGHIIVDLEHGYQSNGGPSVVTASLQSTAPDTLAGGRTTKAWGNGREIYFTMQFSKRPTRIAFYRDGAEVPAGTQPLTGKSLKCVLFFDLAHDPVILVKTGISGVSAESAAKNLKAELPGWDFERVRRTARDKWNKQLSRIQITTGNETHKRIFYAALYHLSLGPTLFDDVDGRYRGMDKQIHQLNPGQHNYTTFSLWDTYRAAHPMYTLMCAERVPDFVNTLIRMAEQSPAGMPVWPLQGTETGTMTGYHSAAVIAEACNKGIAGVDYERGYKAMMKRAMVDDYRGLGHYRSMHYIPCDLEGESVSKAFEYCYDDWAIAHVAKKLGHADDAKMLVARSLNYRNYYDRATGFARPKLANGEWAAPFSPFEMGTSRKWRDFTESNSWQTTFGIQHDAAGLIEVLGGPKPFLAKLNELFDQPSTLPADAPPDIAGLVGQYAHGNEPSHHIAYLYAYAGQPYKTQQRVRMLMETMYAALPDGLQGNEDVGQMSAWYIISAMGFYSVDPVSGNYIFGTPLFDRVSLELGNGKQLEIVAHRSTPSDQYIQSVTFNGKPYTRSWFNHREIANGARIVFEMGSKPNSEFGSQAADIPPSLTLESA